The Corythoichthys intestinalis isolate RoL2023-P3 chromosome 1, ASM3026506v1, whole genome shotgun sequence genome has a segment encoding these proteins:
- the LOC130914374 gene encoding guanylyl cyclase-activating protein 2-like, whose translation MGQTQQTENAEEIDVKALQDMYKKFVTECPSGVLFLHEFKRFFGVDPTGEASDYAENMFRAFDSNGDNTIDFLEFVAALNLVFRGDMEHKLRWSFKVYDKDSNGYVDKDELRSIINSIYCANKGTKTDTNESHLTVDDAVERILKAVDSDGDGCINMEEFIRGAQQDPWVLNMLKLDINPSLWILDKRRKSAHF comes from the exons ATGGGACAGACACAGCAAACAGAGAACGCAGAAGAAATTGATGTTAAAGCGCTGCAGGATATGTATAAAAAATTTGTGACAGAATGCCCGAGTGGAGTACTTTTTCTACATGAATTCAAGCGTTTCTTTGGCGTGGACCCAACCGGTGAAGCATCGGATTACGCTGAGAACATGTTTCGAGCTTTTGACAGTAATGGG GACAACACTATTGATTTCCTCGAATTTGTAGCTGCACTGAATCTTGTTTTTCGAGGTGACATGGAGCATAAATTGCGCTGGTCATTCAAGGTGTATGACAAAGACAGCAATGGCTACGTGGACAAAGATGAACTCCGGTCAATAATCAAT AGCATTTATTGTGCAAACAAAGGCACAAAGACAGACACAAATGAGTCCCACTTGACAGTAGATGATGCTGTGGAACGAATACTGAAGGCTGTTGATAGTGATGGGGATG gtTGTATCAATATGGAAGAGTTCATTAGAGGTGCACAGCAGGACCCTTGGGTCCTTAACATGTTGAAGTTGGACATAAATCCTTCGCTATGGATTCTCGACAAAAGGAGAAAGAGTGCACACTTTTAA